The Thermosulfurimonas sp. F29 genome includes a window with the following:
- a CDS encoding AtpZ/AtpI family protein, with product MGKGTWEYFWELVGEAFSVGLAMVGSVLAGAVFGWLLDEKVFHGRTSPWFTVIGIGLGAAGGIKNVFYFQRRMNREKER from the coding sequence ATGGGAAAAGGGACCTGGGAGTATTTCTGGGAGCTGGTGGGCGAGGCCTTCAGCGTGGGTCTCGCCATGGTGGGCTCGGTGCTGGCCGGGGCGGTGTTCGGGTGGCTGCTAGACGAAAAGGTCTTTCACGGTCGCACCTCTCCCTGGTTCACCGTGATAGGAATAGGTCTGGGGGCGGCAGGGGGCATTAAAAATGTGTTTTACTTTCAGCGTCGCATGAACCGGGAGAAGGAAAGGTGA
- a CDS encoding ATP synthase subunit I: MNFAQAPEKVLREFEVRNVVLGVSMAAAVAVFTRDPGATGSVLAGLFLSLLLFQYLKKDGRWIASQAMAGVPHGKIVRGFLIKYYLRLLVVGFLMGFAFYFRILHPLYLTLGLSVVVIQGFLVVAEALFNRIFPIARKEVVHD, from the coding sequence GTGAACTTCGCGCAGGCCCCGGAAAAGGTATTGCGGGAATTCGAGGTGCGCAATGTGGTACTGGGGGTGTCCATGGCCGCGGCGGTGGCGGTTTTCACCCGGGATCCCGGGGCCACGGGGAGCGTGCTCGCCGGGCTCTTTCTGAGTCTCCTTCTCTTCCAGTACCTCAAGAAGGACGGCCGATGGATTGCCTCGCAGGCCATGGCCGGAGTTCCCCACGGAAAGATAGTGCGCGGTTTCCTGATCAAGTATTACCTGCGACTCCTGGTGGTGGGTTTTCTTATGGGGTTTGCGTTTTACTTCCGGATACTTCATCCCCTTTATCTCACCCTCGGGCTTTCGGTGGTGGTCATTCAGGGCTTCCTGGTGGTGGCCGAAGCCCTTTTTAACCGAATTTTTCCAATAGCCCGCAAGGAGGTCGTCCATGACTGA
- the atpB gene encoding F0F1 ATP synthase subunit A codes for MTEPLYLLCLLLQKLGLPSGEHFYVHAHPEGSLFADLFRLKLEYLVAPHMVYGYLTLAIILVLTFLGARRGEFIPSGLQNFWEFVMETLYNFTRENLPDPKHLKRDVFPLVFPLIVYFALFIGISNFMGLIPGFACPTANINVTLGLTLITIVYYHILGIWFHGPGYIKHFLGPIKWLAPLMFFIEVFSHLGRIISLSVRLFANMYSKELLVGILLFLAGKYLAPLPILLLGVIVAFVQMLIFIALSLAYFAGAVEEAH; via the coding sequence ATGACTGAGCCGCTTTATCTGTTGTGTCTTCTTCTTCAAAAACTGGGACTTCCCTCCGGAGAGCACTTCTATGTCCATGCGCATCCGGAGGGCAGTCTCTTTGCGGATCTTTTCCGCCTGAAGCTGGAATATCTGGTGGCGCCGCACATGGTTTACGGGTATCTCACGCTGGCCATCATCCTGGTGCTCACCTTTCTAGGGGCTCGACGGGGGGAGTTCATTCCCAGCGGTCTTCAGAACTTCTGGGAGTTCGTGATGGAGACCCTCTACAACTTCACGCGGGAAAACCTGCCCGATCCCAAGCACCTCAAGCGGGATGTGTTTCCTCTGGTCTTTCCCCTTATCGTTTACTTTGCCCTCTTTATCGGCATTTCCAACTTTATGGGGCTCATTCCGGGGTTTGCCTGTCCCACGGCCAACATCAATGTGACCCTGGGGCTTACCCTCATTACCATCGTTTACTATCACATTCTGGGAATCTGGTTTCACGGACCGGGGTACATCAAACACTTTCTCGGGCCCATCAAGTGGCTGGCTCCGCTCATGTTCTTCATCGAGGTCTTCAGTCATCTGGGGCGGATTATTTCCCTGTCGGTACGACTCTTTGCCAACATGTATTCCAAGGAGCTTCTGGTGGGAATTCTTCTCTTTCTGGCCGGGAAGTATCTGGCGCCGCTGCCCATTCTCCTTCTGGGTGTAATTGTGGCCTTCGTGCAGATGCTGATCTTTATTGCGCTTTCGCTGGCCTACTTTGCGGGTGCGGTGGAGGAGGCCCATTAA
- the atpE gene encoding ATP synthase F0 subunit C yields the protein MRKVLGLMAMFVLMGAGLAFAAEGGAATQLGFGFLGAVVLGACLGVGIAASGCGVGMGHATRGACEGIARNPELAGKLTVTMILGLAFIEALTLYALVLGFYLIFAKLGSFMALAGLGG from the coding sequence ATGCGGAAGGTTTTGGGATTGATGGCCATGTTCGTGCTGATGGGAGCCGGTCTTGCCTTCGCGGCGGAGGGTGGAGCGGCCACCCAGCTGGGTTTCGGGTTCCTGGGAGCCGTGGTGCTGGGGGCCTGTCTGGGAGTGGGTATCGCGGCCAGTGGCTGCGGAGTGGGCATGGGTCACGCCACCCGGGGTGCCTGTGAGGGTATCGCCCGGAATCCGGAGCTGGCCGGAAAGCTCACCGTGACCATGATTCTGGGTCTGGCCTTCATCGAGGCGCTGACCCTTTACGCTCTGGTGCTGGGCTTCTACCTGATCTTCGCGAAGCTCGGAAGCTTCATGGCGCTGGCCGGGCTCGGCGGCTAG